A single uncultured Acetobacterium sp. DNA region contains:
- the acsB gene encoding acetyl-CoA decarbonylase/synthase complex subunit alpha/beta: MSLTDLIYAGSNAVAGLTEGAVNDAIAKYGEDHAVGYPDTAYFLPIIYAATGVKIKTLGDLPAAVGILKSLITNKDDLGEALNAGLATAVGAEIIEAIRYLDGDPYANDSGIGFVADPIIRSLGVPLVTGDIPGIAVLLGESSDPAALAAIVKDYQEKGLLTFMVGNIIEQALEAGVKMGLEYRVIPLGHEVTSVIHVVSVAIRAALIFGGIEPGKLPEFLTYTKERVPAFVNTFGELNEVIVSVGAGAIALGFPVIADVPVPEVPGALMTQADHAKTVEFSLEAREIKIKVTKIDVPVSVASAFEGERVRKDTMFAEFGGNKTECWELVTTGDLAEMEDHKITLIGPDIDDAQFASSDVVRLPLGIVVTVGGKAMQKDFETVLERRIHYFTNYIDGAMHVGQRNIAWIRLTKEAFEKGFRLKHIGEVLYAKMRSDFEKVVDKCEITIYTNAEDVKRLGEELVKPIYAERDARMNALTDASVDEFYTCLLCQSFAPSHVCVVTPERLGLCGAVSWLDAKATKELDPLGPNQPIVKGEAIDERLGIWTSVNEVVNAASQGAVEKVTLYSILEDPMTSCGCFECICGIMPEANGVIIVNREFGETSPVGMTFGELASMTGGGVQTPGFMGHGRFLIGSKKFMSAEGGLTRIVWMPKELKDDVAERLNKAVFEMTGIENFADMVCDESIATDSEAVLEFLESKGHPALDMDQIM; encoded by the coding sequence ATGAGTTTGACAGATTTAATTTATGCTGGTTCAAATGCAGTTGCAGGTTTAACAGAAGGCGCTGTTAATGATGCCATTGCCAAATATGGTGAGGATCATGCAGTTGGATACCCGGATACGGCGTATTTCTTACCGATTATTTATGCGGCTACAGGCGTTAAGATTAAAACATTGGGAGATTTGCCAGCAGCAGTTGGCATTCTAAAAAGCTTAATTACCAATAAAGACGATTTGGGCGAAGCGTTAAATGCCGGACTGGCTACCGCCGTCGGGGCAGAAATTATTGAAGCGATCCGTTATTTAGATGGTGATCCCTATGCCAACGATTCGGGAATTGGTTTTGTCGCCGATCCGATCATTCGTTCGTTGGGTGTGCCCTTAGTAACTGGCGATATCCCTGGAATCGCCGTTCTTTTAGGGGAATCATCCGATCCGGCTGCTTTGGCTGCCATTGTTAAAGATTATCAGGAAAAAGGGTTACTGACCTTTATGGTTGGGAATATCATCGAGCAGGCGTTGGAAGCCGGTGTGAAAATGGGACTCGAATACCGGGTCATTCCATTAGGGCATGAAGTGACCTCGGTTATTCATGTTGTCTCCGTCGCCATTCGGGCCGCTTTGATTTTCGGTGGCATCGAACCCGGTAAATTACCTGAATTCCTGACTTATACCAAAGAACGGGTACCAGCCTTTGTTAATACCTTTGGTGAATTAAATGAAGTGATTGTTTCGGTTGGCGCTGGTGCGATTGCGCTGGGATTCCCGGTTATTGCCGACGTTCCGGTACCAGAAGTACCCGGCGCATTAATGACCCAGGCTGATCATGCCAAAACAGTTGAATTCTCATTAGAAGCAAGAGAAATCAAAATTAAAGTTACCAAAATTGATGTGCCCGTTTCGGTGGCATCAGCATTTGAAGGCGAACGGGTCCGTAAAGACACCATGTTTGCTGAATTTGGCGGTAATAAAACCGAGTGTTGGGAATTAGTGACAACTGGTGATCTCGCAGAAATGGAAGATCATAAAATTACCCTGATCGGTCCAGATATTGATGATGCTCAGTTTGCCAGTAGCGATGTCGTCCGTTTACCATTGGGAATCGTCGTGACGGTTGGTGGCAAAGCGATGCAAAAAGATTTCGAAACCGTTCTCGAACGACGGATTCACTATTTTACCAACTACATTGACGGTGCCATGCATGTGGGGCAACGAAACATTGCCTGGATCCGCTTGACCAAAGAAGCCTTTGAAAAAGGTTTCCGGTTAAAACACATCGGTGAAGTGCTGTACGCAAAAATGCGATCAGACTTTGAAAAGGTTGTTGATAAATGCGAAATCACCATTTACACCAATGCCGAAGATGTTAAACGTCTGGGCGAAGAACTGGTTAAACCTATTTATGCCGAACGTGATGCTCGCATGAATGCCTTAACCGATGCTAGCGTCGACGAATTTTATACCTGTTTATTATGTCAGTCATTTGCACCAAGTCATGTTTGCGTGGTCACACCAGAACGTTTAGGTCTGTGTGGTGCGGTATCATGGCTGGATGCCAAAGCCACCAAAGAACTGGACCCACTGGGACCAAATCAACCAATTGTTAAAGGTGAAGCCATTGACGAACGTCTGGGCATCTGGACTTCCGTTAATGAAGTGGTCAATGCCGCATCACAAGGTGCTGTTGAAAAAGTAACCCTGTATTCCATTTTGGAAGATCCAATGACTTCCTGTGGATGCTTTGAGTGTATCTGTGGGATCATGCCAGAAGCAAATGGCGTCATCATTGTTAATCGGGAATTCGGCGAAACCTCGCCGGTCGGAATGACCTTTGGTGAGCTGGCTTCAATGACCGGTGGTGGCGTTCAAACCCCTGGCTTTATGGGTCATGGCCGTTTTTTAATCGGTTCTAAAAAATTCATGTCAGCGGAAGGTGGTTTAACTCGAATCGTCTGGATGCCAAAAGAATTGAAAGATGATGTGGCGGAACGTTTAAACAAAGCCGTATTCGAAATGACCGGCATTGAGAACTTCGCCGATATGGTCTGCGACGAAAGTATCGCTACTGACTCCGAAGCGGTATTGGAATTCCTGGAATCAAAAGGTCATCCCGCATTGGATATGGACCAAATTATGTAA
- a CDS encoding DUF1254 domain-containing protein, producing the protein MKRTFALILAVCILSISLSGCTGKPTAATTKTDGWQTVTDAYVYCLPLVLVNETMVAMTNTVDPSNTRAPINQLIHAKGLATAASKDIVTPNVDTVYSQAFLDLNETAMVYVKPKTDRFCSVEVMDAYTNAVSILGSGGDTQDQQTYLFTGPNYKGTVPDTMKQVSLPTNLAWILIRVVCNGDADLDNVYAVQNQMQLVPLDAYLSGEPYTPPTGTYNPENDFVPITYVDAMTPQEFFDKANQLMVNNPPTAADAPLMKALSSINVGPGCTFDAAVLGDNAADQWKTMLTNRSSDLAADCAPFSVALGSWSYFGEPIAEFGTEYEFRALIAINGIAVNPASVAIYPKAYKDSDGETLNGSNAYTIHFDKDALPPTQKNGFWSITAYNSDNFLIDNPLNRYCINDRSGFTLNEDGSLDILVQSNAPDPSKQSNWLPVSTDDFHLYLRIYLPQETVLNGGWSAPVIKKMV; encoded by the coding sequence ATGAAAAGAACTTTTGCTCTGATTTTGGCAGTGTGCATCCTGTCGATCTCGCTTTCTGGTTGTACCGGAAAACCTACCGCTGCAACAACCAAAACTGATGGTTGGCAAACCGTAACGGATGCCTACGTTTACTGTCTGCCCCTTGTCCTGGTGAATGAAACAATGGTAGCGATGACGAATACCGTTGACCCCAGCAATACCAGGGCGCCGATCAATCAACTGATTCACGCTAAAGGCCTGGCGACAGCTGCATCAAAAGATATTGTTACCCCCAATGTCGATACCGTTTATTCTCAGGCTTTTCTGGATCTTAATGAAACGGCGATGGTCTATGTCAAACCCAAAACGGACCGCTTCTGTTCAGTCGAAGTTATGGATGCGTATACCAATGCGGTGTCCATTCTCGGTTCAGGCGGTGATACTCAGGATCAGCAGACGTATCTGTTTACCGGCCCCAATTACAAGGGAACCGTACCTGACACGATGAAACAGGTTTCCCTGCCCACCAACCTGGCATGGATTCTGATCCGGGTTGTCTGCAACGGCGACGCCGATCTGGACAATGTCTATGCCGTTCAGAATCAGATGCAGCTGGTTCCATTAGATGCCTATCTCTCTGGTGAACCCTATACCCCGCCAACTGGCACTTATAATCCGGAAAACGATTTTGTGCCCATCACGTATGTCGATGCGATGACCCCTCAGGAATTTTTTGACAAAGCAAATCAGTTGATGGTCAACAATCCGCCAACAGCTGCGGATGCGCCGTTAATGAAAGCCTTAAGCAGTATTAATGTTGGGCCGGGATGCACATTTGACGCCGCTGTTCTGGGCGACAATGCAGCGGACCAGTGGAAAACGATGTTAACCAATCGCTCCAGCGATTTGGCGGCTGACTGCGCACCATTTTCCGTAGCGCTGGGCAGCTGGAGTTATTTCGGTGAACCGATTGCCGAGTTTGGGACCGAATACGAATTCCGGGCCTTGATCGCAATCAATGGTATTGCTGTAAATCCCGCCTCGGTGGCGATTTACCCAAAAGCATATAAGGACAGCGATGGTGAAACCCTAAATGGCAGCAATGCCTACACCATTCACTTTGATAAAGATGCTCTGCCGCCGACCCAGAAAAATGGATTCTGGTCGATCACCGCTTATAACAGCGATAATTTTCTGATTGATAATCCCTTGAATCGTTATTGTATCAATGACCGTAGCGGATTTACTTTGAATGAAGACGGCTCACTTGATATTCTGGTTCAGTCCAATGCGCCGGATCCATCCAAACAGAGCAATTGGCTTCCGGTTTCAACCGATGATTTCCATTTGTATCTGCGGATTTATCTGCCCCAGGAAACGGTTCTCAATGGTGGCTGGTCTGCCCCGGTGATTAAAAAAATGGTCTGA
- a CDS encoding CsbD family protein → MSNTKGKIESTKDKFVGGVKETVGKATGNEKLELKGKIQSKKGELEGKATDFGDKVEKITEDIAGNINDTIDKHKKDKPE, encoded by the coding sequence ATGTCAAATACAAAAGGTAAAATCGAGTCAACCAAAGATAAGTTTGTCGGCGGCGTTAAGGAAACAGTTGGAAAAGCTACCGGCAACGAGAAATTAGAATTAAAGGGTAAAATTCAATCCAAAAAGGGTGAACTCGAGGGAAAAGCAACAGATTTTGGTGACAAGGTAGAAAAAATAACCGAAGATATCGCTGGCAATATCAATGACACCATCGATAAACATAAAAAAGATAAACCAGAATAA
- a CDS encoding lmo0937 family membrane protein produces the protein MFWTIAGVLVVLWLLGFITSYTFGGFIHILLVIAVILIIISLIRRR, from the coding sequence ATGTTTTGGACTATTGCAGGCGTTCTTGTGGTTTTATGGTTATTAGGGTTTATAACTTCTTATACGTTTGGTGGGTTTATTCATATTCTCCTTGTAATTGCAGTTATTCTAATTATAATCAGTCTTATTCGACGAAGGTAA
- a CDS encoding alpha-amylase, which produces MDKNGTMMQYFEWNLPDDGKHWQRLKEDAQHLKEIGISLVWMPPATKATGTNDAGYGVYDLYDLGEFDQKGAVRTKYGTKAEYLAAIKALQDQDILAIADIVLNHKAGADETERFPVYEVDPNNRQKKVSEAYDIEGWTKFTFPGRQGKYSAFQWNWTHFSGTDFNQENGKKAIYMIKGIAKGWADNDEVDIEFGNYDYLMYADVDYEHPDVKDEVKRWGEWYINETGVDGFRLDAVKHIEGQFIDAFIKNIREKKGDDFYAVGEYWKKNDETLENYIEETECNVALFDVSLHMNFSKASKSGNSFDMSKIFHNTLMEKNPTKAVTFVDNHDSQPSQALESWVDDWFKPLAYGMILLRENGLPCVFYGDYYGIAGENPIHGKQDLIDQLLALRINRAYGKQNDYLDHSNCIGWTREGDEKTPGGIAVLLTNSDAGYKDMYLGKQHAGKDYVDHLGNRNETVTIDADGLGTFLCAPGSISVWAEPMTKG; this is translated from the coding sequence ATGGATAAAAACGGAACAATGATGCAGTACTTTGAATGGAATTTACCAGATGACGGCAAACATTGGCAACGCTTAAAAGAAGATGCCCAGCATTTAAAAGAAATCGGAATTAGCTTGGTTTGGATGCCTCCTGCCACAAAAGCGACGGGCACTAATGATGCGGGCTATGGTGTTTATGATTTATATGATTTAGGTGAATTTGATCAAAAGGGGGCCGTGCGGACAAAATATGGAACCAAAGCAGAATATCTGGCCGCGATTAAAGCCTTGCAGGATCAGGACATCTTAGCAATTGCTGATATTGTCTTAAATCATAAAGCGGGAGCCGATGAAACCGAACGGTTTCCGGTCTATGAAGTTGATCCGAATAATCGTCAGAAAAAAGTTTCCGAGGCCTATGACATTGAAGGCTGGACAAAATTCACATTTCCCGGGAGACAAGGTAAATACTCAGCCTTTCAATGGAATTGGACACATTTTTCAGGAACGGATTTTAATCAGGAAAATGGCAAGAAAGCAATTTATATGATTAAAGGAATTGCTAAAGGCTGGGCGGACAATGATGAAGTTGACATTGAATTTGGCAATTATGATTATTTGATGTATGCCGACGTGGATTATGAACATCCGGATGTCAAAGATGAGGTAAAACGTTGGGGTGAATGGTATATCAATGAAACTGGCGTTGATGGTTTTCGTTTGGATGCAGTCAAACATATTGAAGGCCAATTTATCGATGCGTTTATCAAAAATATCCGTGAAAAAAAGGGTGATGATTTTTATGCGGTCGGGGAATATTGGAAGAAAAATGATGAAACCCTGGAAAATTATATTGAGGAGACCGAGTGCAATGTGGCGTTATTCGACGTTTCTCTCCATATGAATTTTTCAAAGGCCAGCAAATCTGGAAACAGTTTTGATATGAGTAAAATATTTCATAATACATTGATGGAGAAAAATCCCACCAAAGCAGTAACCTTTGTGGATAATCATGATTCGCAACCATCACAAGCATTGGAATCATGGGTTGATGACTGGTTTAAGCCATTAGCGTATGGGATGATCTTATTGCGTGAAAATGGCCTGCCCTGTGTTTTTTATGGCGACTATTATGGGATTGCCGGCGAAAACCCGATTCACGGCAAACAGGATTTAATCGATCAATTATTAGCATTGCGGATCAACCGGGCCTATGGCAAACAAAACGATTATTTGGACCATTCCAATTGCATCGGCTGGACTCGTGAAGGTGACGAAAAAACCCCTGGGGGAATCGCCGTTTTATTAACAAATAGCGATGCCGGTTATAAAGATATGTATCTCGGAAAGCAACATGCCGGAAAAGACTATGTGGATCATTTAGGAAATCGTAACGAAACGGTGACCATTGATGCCGATGGATTGGGTACGTTTTTATGTGCACCGGGTTCTATTTCGGTTTGGGCAGAACCGATGACTAAGGGATAA
- a CDS encoding PP2C family protein-serine/threonine phosphatase: MVNNDFGTNNKIFIENEDKANQYAAKCLTIVAAIVGIVWILNFVNFFIISDTLMNIAMPISITLFLLPSLMIKVISGPKWYLKYLIMACTILGMTSLSTMMTYHTVLAWICPLLISCHYYSKKFTAWTLAGSVIFMTIAIFAGLYIGLWDSNMMAEMDGVEERVITASILIRTFKFYYLPRVFTLIAVAPICVTLMDRTRELLNKQKKDSEEKERISAELNVATEIQTSMLPSIFPAFTNREEFDIYATMQPAKEVGGDFYDFFSIDDDHLAVVIADVSGKGVPAALFMVVAKTLIKNHTQAGLTPVEVFTLVNAQLCENNDVGMFVTAFMGVFEISTQQFTCVNAGHNPPLLKRAAGGFDYLKLHTGFVLGGMEEMKYQQLEMQLANDDELYLYTDGVTEATNAKDELYGEDRLLSVLNSNAGLKPDALLSSIKKDIDSFVNGAPQFDDITMVAFKIGNID, translated from the coding sequence ATGGTAAATAATGATTTTGGAACAAATAATAAAATCTTCATTGAAAATGAAGATAAGGCGAATCAATATGCTGCTAAATGTTTGACCATTGTTGCTGCGATTGTTGGCATTGTCTGGATTTTGAATTTTGTCAATTTTTTTATCATTTCGGACACGCTGATGAACATTGCAATGCCCATAAGTATTACTTTATTTCTATTGCCATCGTTGATGATTAAAGTGATCAGCGGCCCAAAGTGGTACCTGAAATATCTGATTATGGCATGTACCATCCTGGGAATGACCAGTCTTTCGACAATGATGACTTATCATACGGTCCTTGCCTGGATCTGTCCGTTATTGATTTCCTGCCACTATTATTCGAAAAAATTTACGGCATGGACTTTGGCGGGAAGTGTTATTTTTATGACCATTGCTATTTTTGCCGGACTTTATATTGGTTTATGGGATTCAAATATGATGGCTGAAATGGATGGGGTAGAAGAACGGGTGATTACCGCAAGCATTTTGATCCGAACATTTAAATTCTATTATTTGCCAAGGGTATTTACCCTAATAGCAGTAGCGCCAATTTGTGTTACCTTAATGGATCGTACGCGCGAGTTATTGAATAAACAGAAAAAAGATAGTGAGGAAAAAGAACGCATTTCTGCTGAACTGAATGTGGCCACAGAGATCCAAACATCCATGCTGCCAAGTATCTTTCCGGCCTTCACGAACAGAGAAGAATTTGACATTTATGCAACAATGCAACCAGCGAAAGAGGTTGGTGGTGATTTCTACGATTTTTTCTCCATTGATGATGACCATTTAGCAGTCGTTATTGCGGATGTGTCAGGTAAGGGGGTTCCGGCCGCGTTATTTATGGTGGTTGCAAAAACGCTGATTAAAAATCATACACAAGCTGGCCTTACGCCGGTAGAAGTTTTTACATTAGTGAATGCTCAGCTTTGTGAAAATAACGACGTGGGTATGTTTGTTACGGCTTTTATGGGTGTGTTTGAAATTTCGACGCAGCAATTTACTTGTGTGAATGCGGGACATAATCCGCCATTGCTGAAAAGAGCAGCTGGCGGATTTGACTATTTAAAGTTGCACACCGGTTTTGTACTTGGCGGAATGGAAGAAATGAAGTATCAGCAGCTGGAAATGCAGCTGGCAAATGACGATGAATTGTATCTCTATACCGATGGCGTGACTGAAGCAACCAATGCTAAGGATGAATTATATGGTGAGGACAGATTGCTTTCGGTACTCAACAGCAATGCTGGGCTAAAGCCGGATGCGTTGCTATCAAGTATAAAAAAAGATATCGACAGCTTTGTTAATGGCGCACCGCAATTTGATGATATTACCATGGTTGCCTTTAAAATTGGAAACATCGATTAA
- a CDS encoding glutaredoxin domain-containing protein codes for MKKEIKLYTWPFCPYSNGAKKLLDERGVAYTDIDIFKNDDLRYQLQAETHHYSIPFIFIGDTCIGGLSELKELDDKGKLIDLVEEKQK; via the coding sequence ATGAAAAAAGAAATTAAATTATACACCTGGCCGTTCTGTCCTTATTCCAATGGCGCAAAAAAACTTTTAGATGAAAGAGGTGTGGCGTATACAGATATAGACATATTTAAAAATGATGACTTGCGATATCAGCTGCAGGCTGAAACCCATCATTACAGTATTCCTTTTATTTTTATCGGGGATACGTGTATTGGTGGCCTTTCTGAACTGAAAGAACTTGATGACAAAGGGAAATTGATTGATTTGGTGGAGGAAAAACAAAAATAA
- a CDS encoding SPFH domain-containing protein: MQLFYTLLTIVFVLMGIILLLWLIGFRIVPNNKIAVIEKWWSRKGSLDMQIIALNGEAGYQPQVIRGGIHFLTPLMYKVHISPLVTVPQGQIAYVFARDGEPLEPIQTLGKIIPECNNFQDARDFLLNGGQRGPQRGIIREGTYAFNLAQFIIITEDKIYYQPMGTKAEEATIMNMAVLLKDRNGFTPIVIKGTDDKVGIVTVHDGLSLTKDDIIAPAVGGDPAHPETYHNNFQDPEKFLKAGGFRGRQYQVLVEGTYFINRFFATVELIDKTIIDVGYVGVVVSYIGPKGVDSTGVDYKHGELVEKGYRGVWGEPLMPGKYAFNTYAGKIIWIPTTNIILKWISNQTGFHKFDENLKEVSLITKDAFEPSLPLSVVMHIDYRKAPLVIQRFGDVKMLVDQTLDPMVSAYFKNIGQTKTLIQLIQDRNEIQRISSSEMKAKFEHYNLELEEVLIGTPAASATDDKIEIILTQLRERQIAIEEIETYTQREKAADKEKELREAESKAMQQKMLTESDINIQIQSNVGKADYQRSLQEAAKIKALAEAEAEKEARVGIGKAIAIDEQVKAYGGPEYQVVQDVMTKFTSAIEKAKIDIVPKTVMSLGGREGQSSSFNAFEMLIDLLISEKLGVELNPDGKVDDPRAKQIKDSILRGMEQELEKEPVVPLENLKKQE, encoded by the coding sequence ATGCAGTTGTTTTACACGTTGCTGACAATAGTTTTTGTGTTGATGGGCATCATCCTGTTATTGTGGCTGATTGGATTCCGGATCGTTCCTAATAATAAAATTGCCGTCATTGAAAAATGGTGGTCACGGAAGGGTTCCCTGGATATGCAGATCATAGCCCTTAATGGTGAAGCGGGCTATCAGCCCCAGGTCATTCGTGGTGGGATTCATTTTTTGACACCGCTGATGTATAAGGTCCATATTTCACCCCTGGTTACCGTTCCTCAGGGACAGATTGCCTATGTCTTTGCCAGGGACGGTGAGCCCCTGGAGCCCATCCAGACCTTGGGTAAAATCATTCCTGAATGTAACAATTTTCAGGATGCCCGGGATTTTCTGCTCAACGGCGGACAGCGAGGCCCTCAGCGAGGGATCATTCGGGAAGGCACCTATGCCTTTAATCTGGCTCAATTTATTATTATCACCGAAGACAAGATTTATTACCAACCGATGGGCACCAAAGCCGAAGAAGCAACCATTATGAATATGGCCGTGTTGTTAAAAGACCGGAATGGTTTTACCCCCATCGTCATTAAAGGGACCGATGATAAGGTGGGGATTGTGACCGTTCATGATGGACTTTCATTAACCAAGGATGACATTATTGCTCCGGCAGTTGGCGGCGATCCGGCGCATCCGGAAACCTATCATAATAATTTTCAGGACCCGGAAAAATTTCTTAAAGCTGGCGGATTCAGAGGACGACAATATCAGGTGCTGGTAGAAGGGACTTACTTTATCAATCGATTTTTTGCGACAGTGGAGTTAATTGATAAAACGATTATCGATGTTGGCTACGTCGGGGTGGTGGTCTCCTATATTGGCCCTAAAGGAGTGGATTCAACTGGAGTAGACTACAAGCATGGCGAGTTGGTTGAAAAAGGGTATCGAGGTGTTTGGGGAGAACCGTTGATGCCAGGTAAATATGCGTTTAATACCTATGCTGGAAAAATTATCTGGATTCCCACAACCAATATTATTCTTAAATGGATCAGCAACCAGACTGGTTTTCACAAATTTGATGAAAATCTGAAAGAAGTCAGTCTGATTACTAAGGATGCGTTTGAGCCCTCACTGCCTTTATCGGTGGTTATGCACATTGATTATCGGAAAGCACCGCTGGTGATTCAGCGGTTTGGTGATGTCAAGATGTTGGTCGATCAAACCCTAGATCCGATGGTATCGGCTTATTTCAAAAATATCGGTCAGACTAAAACCCTAATTCAGTTGATTCAGGATCGAAATGAAATTCAACGGATTTCGTCTAGCGAGATGAAGGCGAAATTTGAGCATTATAATCTGGAGCTGGAAGAAGTTCTGATCGGGACGCCGGCGGCATCAGCTACTGATGATAAAATTGAGATTATTTTAACCCAGCTTCGAGAAAGACAGATTGCGATTGAAGAAATTGAGACCTATACCCAACGGGAAAAGGCTGCTGACAAAGAAAAAGAATTGCGAGAAGCCGAATCCAAAGCGATGCAGCAGAAGATGCTCACCGAGTCGGATATTAACATTCAAATTCAGAGTAACGTCGGTAAAGCGGACTACCAGCGCTCGCTCCAGGAAGCGGCCAAAATCAAAGCACTGGCTGAGGCGGAAGCTGAAAAAGAAGCCCGGGTGGGAATTGGTAAAGCTATTGCCATCGACGAACAGGTTAAAGCCTATGGCGGTCCTGAGTATCAGGTTGTTCAGGATGTAATGACCAAGTTCACTTCGGCAATCGAAAAGGCAAAAATCGATATTGTTCCCAAAACCGTCATGAGCTTGGGCGGGCGAGAAGGCCAGAGCAGTTCATTCAATGCCTTTGAGATGCTGATCGATCTGTTGATCAGTGAAAAATTGGGGGTTGAACTGAATCCAGACGGTAAAGTTGATGACCCTCGCGCTAAACAGATTAAAGATTCGATTCTGAGAGGAATGGAGCAGGAATTAGAAAAGGAACCAGTTGTTCCCTTGGAGAATTTGAAAAAACAAGAATAA